From the Malus domestica chromosome 17, GDT2T_hap1 genome, one window contains:
- the LOC103450227 gene encoding S-linalool synthase-like, whose protein sequence is MDSQEILLKNLVMKVKQELFSPDVDLVSLVPPSPYDIAWLSMIPNPHRGSDEPLFKGCLDWVLQHQTTRGFWGDNDHFPTLESLTSTLACIVALATWDVGHDAAQKGLAFIHASTEKLLEEQNNSFPEWFVIVFPAMVELAENKGLHVHFSPGSTALVEQVFQKRSKIFQMHRLVPISDQQQYCSLELMQYLEALPEAYDINLNETLLLCQSEEDGLLIQSPSAIAYAFMKTGRKEFLSKLNSIVRRCGFSVPAIYPMDEDILRVCLVNRIERLGLAEHFMVEITSMLGQLYR, encoded by the exons ATGGATTCTCAAGAAATTTTGCTTAAGAATCTTGTTATGAAGGTCAAACAAGAATTGTTTTCACCCGATGTTGATCTTGTTTCTCTTgttcctccttctccttatgACATTGCGTGGCTGTCGATGATTCCGAATCCTCATCGAGGATCGGATGAACCCTTGTTCAAGGGATGCTTGGATTGGGTTCTCCAACACCAAACCACAAGAGGCTTTTGGGGAGATAATGACCATTTTCCAACCCTGGAGTCCCTCACTTCAACTCTTGCTTGCATTGTTGCACTTGCCACATGGGATGTTGGCCATGATGCCGCTCAGAAAG GGCTGGCATTCATCCATGCAAGTACAGAGAAGCTACTGGAAGAgcaaaacaattcttttcctgAGTGGTTTGTGATTGTTTTCCCAGCAATGGTGGAGCTTGCAGAGAACAAAGGACTGCATGTTCATTTTTCTCCTGGTTCAACAGCGCTGGTAGAACAagtcttccaaaagagatcaaaaatATTCCAAATGCATAG GCTGGTGCCAATTAGTGATCAGCAACAGTATTgttcactagaactcatgcaATACCTGGAAGCTTTGCCTGAAGCATATGATATTAACCTCAATGAGACTCTACTGCTATGCCAAAGCGAGGAAGATGGGCTGTTAATCCAATCCCCATCAGCTATTGCATATGCTTTTATGAAGACAGGGCGTAAagaatttttgtccaaattgaaTTCTATTGTCCGAAGATGTGGGTTCTcag TTCCTGCGATCTACCCCATGGATGAAGACATTCTAAGGGTTTGTCTTGTTAATCGGATTGAGAGGCTGGGACTGGCAGAGCATTTCATGGTGGAGATAACAAGTATGCTGGGACAACTTTACAGGTGA